GGCATTACAGGTCTTATAACTGATTTCCCTAATCGAGTTGGTCAAATTTTAATGAAGAAGGACAAATAATAAAGTTTATCGTTTAAGTTTTACTTAAATTTTACAATTATAAAAAATAGTTTTGACAAATATCCTTTATACTCTTGTAGTAAAGAATTTTTATTTGGAGGAACTATGTTTAAAAAAATTTTTACTAAACTTATGTTAGTGTTGATGTTTGTTAGCCTAACTGCCTGTGCAGGTCGTAATGAAGATGCAGCTAAGGAAGAAAATAAAGATAAGGCTGCTAGTAGTGAAGAAGTTAATAAAGAAGATGGTAAAGCCGATGCAAATGGCAAAACAACTATAGTTTTTTGGCATTCAATGGGTGGTAACCTTAATGACGCTATTGACCACCTTGTAGAAGAGTATAACAATTCTCAAGACAAATATATAGTTAAGGCAGAATTTCAAGGTGAATACGATGATGCCTTAACTAAACTTAGATCATCTGCATCAGGTAAGGATGTTGGAGCTGATCTTGTACAAGTTTTTGACCTTGGTACAAGATATATGATTGATTCTGGTTTGATCAAACCTATTCAAGACTTTGTTGATGAAGATAATTATGATACTAGTCAACTTGAAGATAATCTTCTCGCCTACTATACAGTTGATGGAAAGCTAAACTCTATGCCATTTAACTCTTCTACCCCACTTTTATATTACAACAAAGAAATGTTTGATAAGGCAGGAGTTGAAGTACCAAAATCTCTTGAAGAGATGAAAGAAGTTGGTAAAAAGCTAAAAGACTCTGGTGTGACTGAGATGCCAATCTCTATGAGCGTTTACGGTTGGTGGGTTGAACAATTTATGAGCAAACAAGGCCTAGAATTATTTGACAATAACAACGGTAGAGATGATAACCCAAGCAAAACGGTTTTTGAGGAAAATGATGGAGTTAAAAATATCCTTACAGCTTGGAAAGAACTAAAAGATGAGGGTATTGCACCAAATGTTGGTAAACAAGGCGGCGATCCAGAATTTAAAGCTGGCACCAGTGCCATGTGCTTTGCATCTACTGCATCCCTAGCACAAATTCTATCAGAAGTTGGAGATAGGTTTGAAGTAGGTACAGCATATTTTCCTGGAGTAAAGGCAAGTGATGACCACGGCGTATCAATTGGTGGTGCTAGTCTATATGCATTAAACTCAGGCGATGAAGAAAAAATGAAGGGAACTTGGGACTTTATCAAGTTTTTGGTAAGTGTTGAATCTCAAACTTATTGGAATGCAAATACAGGTTATTTCCCAGTTAATAAGGGAGTACTTGATACTGATGATTTCAAGGAATTAATAAAGAAATCCCCACAATTTGAAACAGCTATTGACCAATTACACGATTCAAAACCAGAAGACCAAGGAGCCCTTGCGACAGTTTTCCAAGAATCTCGTCAAATTGTAGAAAAATATATTGAAGAGATGCTAAATGACAAGCTAAGCCCAGAAGAAGCTAGCAAAAAAATGTCAGAAGAAATCGATAAGGCTCTAGAATCTTATAACAAGGTTAACAAAAAATGAGAAAATACAATAATAAAGCCTACTTGTACATGCTACCAGCCTTGGCTCTATTAGTGATATTTGTATTTTATCCATTCGTACAGACTATTATCCGTAGTCTGTACGCTACGGATAATATGGGAAATAATACAATATTTATTGGTTTAGAAAATTATACAGATCTTCTATCTTCGTCATCTTTTTGGAATAGTATAAGGGTGACTTTTATATATGTATTAATAGTAGTAGTCTTAGGAGTTCTTTTAGGATTTGCTACAGCTCTTTTATGTAGGGTTAATTTTCCAGCTATTAGACTTTTTTCAGCATCCTACTCCCTACCCATAGCTATAGCATCATCGGGCATGGCTTTGGTATTTAGAGTAATGCTAAACCAGTCTGTTGGTATTTTAAATGTTATATTAAAAACAAATATAAATTGGCTAGCAGATCCTAGTTGGGCCTTACTAAGCGTAGGAGTTCTCACAGCATGGCTAAATTCAGGTCTTAATTTTTTGTATTTTTCATCAGGTCTTGCGGGAATAGACGATAGTTTGTATGAGGCTGCATCTATGGATGGAGCCAATTCCATTAATCAGTTTAAAAACGTAACCCTACCATCAATTAGACCTATTATGTTCTTTGTGGTTGTTACAAATATTATAAACGCTTTCCAATCTTTTGGACAAATTAAATTATTAACCCAGGGTGGACCAGGTGAATCAACCAATGTTATAGTCCACGATATTTACAAAAATGCCTTTATGAACTACAGGTATGGATACGCATCAGCAGAATCAGTGGTTTTATTTTTCATAGTAATGGTATTAACAATTATCGCTTTTAGGTCGAACGGAGTAAAAAATGCAAAGAACAAGTAATGATATAGATAACTTCAGACTTTTTAATAAAACCGCAAAGCCAAGAAGTAAAAAAATAGATAAGGCCATAGGTATAAGGCTAGTTTTAAATATTATTGTGGTGATTTTTGTATTATTTCCTATAATCTATGCCTTTGTGATGAGTATTAAGCCTTCCTATGAGCTATACAATAAAACTTTTTTTACAGCAAATCCAAGCATAGAAAATTACAAGGATGTATTTAAAATTGCTCCCATAGAAGGATATATAGTAAATTCGCTAATAGTATCCATAATAATAACATTTTTTCAAACTATGACAGCAATATTTGCAGCCTTCGCTCTTCACTTCTTAGATTTCAAAAAGAAGGGGCTTTTGTTTGCAATAATTATGGCAACAACGATGATACCTGGAGAAACAACAATTATATCAAATTTTTTGATGATATCTGGTTGGGGCTTTGCAGATTCATTTTTTGGACTGGTGGCACCCTACCTAACAAGCGCTATGGGAATATTTTTGTTTAGACAGGCTTTTCAGTCTTTTCCAATGGATATATATGAAGCAAGCAAGATGGATGGGACAAGTGATCTAGGCTTTATTTTTAGAATCTTAATTCCCCTATCAAAACCAACAATTGGAGCCTTAGCAGTTCAGTCCTTCCTAGGAGCATGGAATATGTATATGTGGCCATTACTAATAACAGGTTCTGACAGGTATAGAACAGTTCAAATTGGTATTTCAATGCTAAACTCAGCAGACGCCCAATCAATGTTATTAATGATAGCAGGTGTTGTAATTTGTATGATACCATCACTTATAATATTTATGTTCGCTCAGAAAAACATGGTAAAAGGATTAACAACAGGAGCAGTAAAGGGATAAAATGGCAAGAGTAAAATTAGAAAATGTTTCAAAAATCTATGACAACGGTTTTGAAGCAGTTAAAAATATGAATTTAGACATAAAAGATGAGGAGTTTGTAGTTTTGGTAGGACCTTCAGGCTGCGGCAAATCAACGACACTTAGGATGATAGCAGGCCTTGAAAATATATCAGAAGGAAAATTTCGTATTGATGATAAAATTATGAACGACGTGTCATCTAAAGACAGAGATATAGCGATGGTATTTCAATCCTACGCCTTATATCCTCACATGACCATTAGAGAAAATATGGGCTTTGCCTTAAAAATGAAAAAGGTAAATAAGAAGGATATTAGCGAAAAAGTAGAAAATATAGCGAAAACATTAAAGTTAGAGGAATTACTAGACAGAAAACCAGCCCAACTTTCAGGCGGACAAAGGCAAAGAGTAGCCCTAGGTAGGGCCATGGTTAGAAATCCAAAAGTTTTTTTATTAGACGAACCCCTATCAAACTTGGACGCTAAATTAAGAGTGGAAATGAGAACAGAGATAGTAAGGCTTCACAACGAATTAAAGACGACCTTCATCTATGTAACCCACGATCAAATAGAAGCAATGACAATGGGAGATAGGATAGCAGTCATAAATGAGGGAGAGCTAGTCCAATTTGACACCCCTTTAAATCTCTACTACAAACCCAAAAATAGGTTTATAGGACAATTTATAGGATCGCCTAAGATGAATGTCATAGAAACTAATCTACATAGGGATGGTTCAGACTTTTATGTAGAAATATTTGGCAAGATACGTCAATTACCACCAATAAAAATAAAAGACCTGGTAAGTTACGAATCGAAAAATACTAAAGTCCTCTTGGGAATAAGAACAGAAGAGTTTACATATGACAAAGACTCGGATATAAAGGTAGTCTTCGACAATGTAGAATACATGGGTTCAGACACATACGGTTATATAATAAAGGAAAATTCAGAACCAATAGTAATTCGTTTTAAATCTCAAGACCCAATAGTAATAAAAAAAGAAATACCAATCAGCATTAATTTAGAAAATACTTATCTATTTGATATAAAGACAGAAGAATGTATATCATACCCGGAAAAGAAAACAGATATTAAAAATATACTAATAGAAGATACAAAAAACAATGAACTTGAAGAAGATGAAAAAATAGAAAGTGAAAAAGTAAAATATTGAATTCTTAATAAAAGAAAAATAGTAGGTCAAAATGACCTGCTTTTTTAATGCAAAAAATCAGTCAACATAAATATAAAAAAATAAAAAATATATGGGGGAGATTATGTCAAGATAAAATTGCTCTTATATATAGAAGGAAAAAACAAAGACAAGAAAAAGAAAAGATTTTAGGAAAACTAGTTGACAAGCAATATATAGGGCAGTACTATATATAGGCACGATGTAGAGGAGGTCCTAAGGGGCCTAAAAAAATATTTGCAAAAATATTTGACAAAGTAAAATCTATATCGTATACTTATATTAATGCTGCTTAAGGCATTTATCAAAAATGTGCAAATATTTGAGAAAAACTTCAAAAAATATTTGACAAGATAAAAATTGAGTGGTATTATATAAAAGTCGCAACAAGTTAGCGACATTGAACCTAGATAAGACTTAGTCTTATTGATTAAAATTATATAGAAGATTGATAAAGTTAATTACTACTATTCCAAAAAGGAATACTAATAATTACTTTAAAAGAATAACAACTATAACCTAGTTAAATTTCTTTACAGTAATGATTCTTGAAAAAGAATTTTAAATCACGCATTTGATATATTAAGTCAGATGTAAATGACAGAGTCAGAATAAAATGACTTTCATTACAAATTTTTAATGAGAGTTTGATCCTGGCTCAGGATTAACGCTGGCGGCGTGCATAACACATGCAAGTCGAACGATGAAACTTAAATGATCTCTTCGGAGTGAATTTAAGTGGATTAGTGGCGGACGGGTGAGTAACGCGTGAGTAACCTGCCTTAGAGAAGGGGATAGCCTTTGGAAACGAAGAATAATACCCTATGAAACCATAACCTCGCATGAGGCCTTGGTCAAAGATTTATCGCTCTAAGATGGACTTGCGTCTGATTAGTTAGTTGGTGGGGTAACGGCCTACCAAGACAGCGATCAGTAGCCGGCTTGAGAGAGTGTACGGCCACATTGGGACTGAGACACGGCCCAGACTCCTACGGGAGGCAGCAGTGGGGAATTTTGCACAATGGGGGAAACCCTGATGCAGCGACGCCGCGTGATTTAGAAGGCCTTCGGGTTGTAAAAATCTTTTCTATGGGAAGAAAATGACAGTACCATAGGAATAAGGACCGGCTAATTACGTGCCAGCAGCCGCGGTAATACGTAAGGTCCGAGCGTTGTCCGGAATCATTGGGCGTAAAGGGTACGTAGGCGGGTAAGCAAGTTAGAAGTGAAATCCTATAGCTCAACTATAGTAAGCTTTTAAAACTGCTCATCTTGAGGTATGGAAGGGAAAGTGGAATTCCTAGTGTAGCGGTGAAATGCGCAGATATTAGGAGGAATACCGGTGGCGAAGGCGACTTTCTGGCCATAACCTGACGCTGAGGTACGAAAGCGTGGGTAGCAAACAGGATTAGATACCCTGGTAGTCCACGCCGTAAACGATGAGTGTTAGGTGTCTGGAGTAAATCTGGGTGCCGC
This genomic window from Anaerococcus murdochii contains:
- a CDS encoding ABC transporter substrate-binding protein; the protein is MFKKIFTKLMLVLMFVSLTACAGRNEDAAKEENKDKAASSEEVNKEDGKADANGKTTIVFWHSMGGNLNDAIDHLVEEYNNSQDKYIVKAEFQGEYDDALTKLRSSASGKDVGADLVQVFDLGTRYMIDSGLIKPIQDFVDEDNYDTSQLEDNLLAYYTVDGKLNSMPFNSSTPLLYYNKEMFDKAGVEVPKSLEEMKEVGKKLKDSGVTEMPISMSVYGWWVEQFMSKQGLELFDNNNGRDDNPSKTVFEENDGVKNILTAWKELKDEGIAPNVGKQGGDPEFKAGTSAMCFASTASLAQILSEVGDRFEVGTAYFPGVKASDDHGVSIGGASLYALNSGDEEKMKGTWDFIKFLVSVESQTYWNANTGYFPVNKGVLDTDDFKELIKKSPQFETAIDQLHDSKPEDQGALATVFQESRQIVEKYIEEMLNDKLSPEEASKKMSEEIDKALESYNKVNKK
- a CDS encoding carbohydrate ABC transporter permease, with translation MGNNTIFIGLENYTDLLSSSSFWNSIRVTFIYVLIVVVLGVLLGFATALLCRVNFPAIRLFSASYSLPIAIASSGMALVFRVMLNQSVGILNVILKTNINWLADPSWALLSVGVLTAWLNSGLNFLYFSSGLAGIDDSLYEAASMDGANSINQFKNVTLPSIRPIMFFVVVTNIINAFQSFGQIKLLTQGGPGESTNVIVHDIYKNAFMNYRYGYASAESVVLFFIVMVLTIIAFRSNGVKNAKNK
- a CDS encoding carbohydrate ABC transporter permease → MQRTSNDIDNFRLFNKTAKPRSKKIDKAIGIRLVLNIIVVIFVLFPIIYAFVMSIKPSYELYNKTFFTANPSIENYKDVFKIAPIEGYIVNSLIVSIIITFFQTMTAIFAAFALHFLDFKKKGLLFAIIMATTMIPGETTIISNFLMISGWGFADSFFGLVAPYLTSAMGIFLFRQAFQSFPMDIYEASKMDGTSDLGFIFRILIPLSKPTIGALAVQSFLGAWNMYMWPLLITGSDRYRTVQIGISMLNSADAQSMLLMIAGVVICMIPSLIIFMFAQKNMVKGLTTGAVKG
- a CDS encoding ABC transporter ATP-binding protein, which gives rise to MARVKLENVSKIYDNGFEAVKNMNLDIKDEEFVVLVGPSGCGKSTTLRMIAGLENISEGKFRIDDKIMNDVSSKDRDIAMVFQSYALYPHMTIRENMGFALKMKKVNKKDISEKVENIAKTLKLEELLDRKPAQLSGGQRQRVALGRAMVRNPKVFLLDEPLSNLDAKLRVEMRTEIVRLHNELKTTFIYVTHDQIEAMTMGDRIAVINEGELVQFDTPLNLYYKPKNRFIGQFIGSPKMNVIETNLHRDGSDFYVEIFGKIRQLPPIKIKDLVSYESKNTKVLLGIRTEEFTYDKDSDIKVVFDNVEYMGSDTYGYIIKENSEPIVIRFKSQDPIVIKKEIPISINLENTYLFDIKTEECISYPEKKTDIKNILIEDTKNNELEEDEKIESEKVKY